DNA sequence from the Pseudomonas tritici genome:
TCGAAGATGAAGAACTCTGGCTCCGGGCCTACGAATACGGTGTCGCCGATACCGGTGGACTTCAGGTATTCCTCGGCACGCTTGGCGATCGCACGTGGGTCGCGGTCGTAGCCTTGCATGGTCGAAGGCTCGATCACGTCGCAAACCAGGATCAGGGTTGGCTCTTCGGTGAACGGGTCCAGCACGGCAGTGCTGTCGTCCGGCATCAGGATCATGTCGGAGGCTTCGATGCCTTTCCAGCCAGCGATGGAGGAACCGTCGAACATTTTGCCTTCTTCAAAGAAAGCATCATCCAGCGCATCGCGAGCCGGCATGGTCACGTGGTGCTGAGTGCCTTTGGTGTCCGTGAAGCGCAGATCAATCCATTTAACGTCATGATCTTTGATGAGTTGAACCGACTTCGACATAGTGTCCTCCGGGTGGCTTCGGGCTGGGTAGTGGAGTAGCCCTTAGAATTTGGGTGATGCCGGCGCGGATACTCCGCCATGGCAACCTGCCTCACAAGAGAGCAAATTGCATGCCAGTGCGCCAACATGGGTTTTTTGATCCAAAAACGCCCCTATAAAGGTGCATTGCGACAAAAGCGTAAAATCTTCGCACCGCAATGTGGCGCAATGGAACGAAAGCGCACCCATTTAGTGCGTTGCGTGTGCTATGCATATTAACTGGTTAAACCGTGAGCGATTTCCGCTATAATCCGCGCCCCCCTTTTTCAGCAGGCCCGGCGCGCGCTGTTTCCATGAAATTAATCGTTAAAGTCTTCCCCGAAATCACCATCAAGAGCCGACCGGTACGGATGCGTTTCATCCGTCAATTGGCCAAGAACATCCGTGCCGTGCTCCGCGATCTGGACCCGGCTGTGGTGGTGAATGGCGTGTGGGACAACCTCGAGCTGGAAACCCGTGTCACCGAGCCCAAAGCCTTGAAGGACATGACCGAGCGCCTGAGCTGCATGCCGGGCATCGCGCATTTCCTGCAGGTGGATGAGTACCCGCTTGGCGACTTCGACGACATCACCGAGAAGTGCAAACAGCACTTCGGTAATGAGCTGGAAGGAAAGATCTTTTCGGTGCGTTGCAAGCGTGCCGGCAAGCACACCTTTAGCTCCATGGATGTCGAAAAATACGTCGGCAGCAAGCTGCGTCGCGAGTGCGGCGCCGCCGGAATTTCCCTGAAAGCGCCGCAAATTGAAGTGCGCATGGAAATTCGCGACCAACGGTTGTTTGTGATCCACAGCCAGCACAACAGTATCGGCGGCTACCCGCTGGGCGCCCTGGAACAGACCCTGGTATTGATGTCCGGCGGTTTCGATTCCACGGTGGCGGCTTACCAGATCATGCGCCGCGGCCTGATGAGCCACTTCTGCTTCTTTAACCTGGGCGGGCGTGCACACGAATTGGGCGTGATGGAAGTTGCGCACTTTATCTGGAAGAAATACGGCAGCTCCCAACGCGTGCTATTTGTAAGCGTACCGTTCGAGGAAGTGTTGGGCGAAATTCTCGGCAAAGTCGATAACAGTCATATGGGCGTAGTTTTGAAGCGTATGATGTTGCGCGCTGCGTCGCGGATCGCCGACCAGTTGCAGATCGACGCGCTGGTGACCGGTGAGGCG
Encoded proteins:
- the thiI gene encoding tRNA uracil 4-sulfurtransferase ThiI, whose amino-acid sequence is MKLIVKVFPEITIKSRPVRMRFIRQLAKNIRAVLRDLDPAVVVNGVWDNLELETRVTEPKALKDMTERLSCMPGIAHFLQVDEYPLGDFDDITEKCKQHFGNELEGKIFSVRCKRAGKHTFSSMDVEKYVGSKLRRECGAAGISLKAPQIEVRMEIRDQRLFVIHSQHNSIGGYPLGALEQTLVLMSGGFDSTVAAYQIMRRGLMSHFCFFNLGGRAHELGVMEVAHFIWKKYGSSQRVLFVSVPFEEVLGEILGKVDNSHMGVVLKRMMLRAASRIADQLQIDALVTGEAISQVSSQTLPNLSLIDCVTEKLVLRPLIASHKQDIIDLAEEIGTADFAKHMPEYCGVISVNPKTHAKRNRVEYEEQQFDMAILERALENAKMVPIDRVIDELGQDVKIEEVSEALAGQIVVDIRHPDAAEDEPLEIAGIDVQTLPFYALNARFKELDNSRQYLLYCDKGVMSRLHAHHLLSEGYANVRVYRPS